The sequence GTGGTGCGCTCGGTGCGGCCCGCCGACCAGGTGGTCAAGATCGTCTATGACGGCCTGATCGAGACCCTGGGCGGGGAGGAGCCGGTTCCGCTGAACCTGGCCGCCGCGCCGCCGGCGGTGATCCTGATGGCCGGCCTGCAGGGCTCGGGCAAGACCACCACCGCCGCCAAGCTGGCCCTGCGCATCTCGAAGACCGAGCGCAAGAAGGTCATGATGGCCTCGCTCGACACCCGCCGCCCGGCGGCCATGGAGCAGTTGGCCCTGCTGGGCCAACAGGCCGAGGTCGACACCCTGCCCATCGTCGCCGGCCAGTCGGCGCCGGACATCGCCCGCCGCGCCATGTCGGCCGCCAAGCTGGCCGGCTACGACGTGCTGATCCTCGACACCGCCGGCCGCACCACGCTCGACGAGGCGATGATGGCCGAGGCGGCCGAGATCGCCCGGATTTCGCAGCCGACCGAGACCCTGCTGGTCGCCGACAGCCTGACCGGCCAGGACGCGGTGCGCACGGCCAAGGCCTTCCACGAGCGCCTGCCGCTGACCGGCCTGATCCTGACCCGCGCCGACGGCGACGGCCGCGGCGGCGCCGCCCTGTCCATGCGCGCGGTCACCGGCCTGCCGATCAAGTTCCTGGGCGCGGGCGAGAAGATCGACGCCCTGGACGTGTTCGACGCTCGCCGGGTCGCGGGCCGCATCCTCGGCCAGGGGGACATCGTGGCCCTGGTGGAGAAGGCGTCGGCCGAGCTGGACCAGGCCAAGGCCGAGCGCATGGCCAAGAAGCTGGCCAAGGGCCAGTTCGACCTGGACGACCTCTCCGACCAGCTGGCCCAGATGCAGAAGATGGGCGGCATGCAGGGGCTGATGGGCCTGCTGCCCGGCGTGCAGAAGATCAAGAAGCAGATTGCCGAGGCCAATATCGACGACAAGATCTTCCGCCGCCAGCAGGCGATCATCTCGTCCATGACCAAGGTCGAGCGCAAGAAGCCCGACCTCTTGAACGCCTCGCGCAAGCGGCGGGTGGCCGCCGGCGCCGGCGTCGACGTGGCCGAGATCAACCGGCTTCTGAAACAGCACCGCCAGATGGCCGACATGT is a genomic window of Phenylobacterium montanum containing:
- the ffh gene encoding signal recognition particle protein — protein: MFDALTEKLSGVFDRLGGRGVLSEKDVDEALREVRVALLDADVALPVARDFIAKAKERAAGEAVVRSVRPADQVVKIVYDGLIETLGGEEPVPLNLAAAPPAVILMAGLQGSGKTTTAAKLALRISKTERKKVMMASLDTRRPAAMEQLALLGQQAEVDTLPIVAGQSAPDIARRAMSAAKLAGYDVLILDTAGRTTLDEAMMAEAAEIARISQPTETLLVADSLTGQDAVRTAKAFHERLPLTGLILTRADGDGRGGAALSMRAVTGLPIKFLGAGEKIDALDVFDARRVAGRILGQGDIVALVEKASAELDQAKAERMAKKLAKGQFDLDDLSDQLAQMQKMGGMQGLMGLLPGVQKIKKQIAEANIDDKIFRRQQAIISSMTKVERKKPDLLNASRKRRVAAGAGVDVAEINRLLKQHRQMADMFKAMSKGGGKGFARMAQMMGGQMGGMGGADMARLKAMGGGKLPQDASQLSGLGGLDPNNPPQMPQGLTGLPGLGGGFNPFKKP